The genomic stretch CACTGCTCGCTCCGTTTGATACCGTGGATGCCGCTGCTGCCGCTGTTCCCGCCATCATGGCGCGCGGCGTGGTGCCCTGCGCGCTCGAATTCATGGAGCAGGATTGCCTCAAGGCCATCGAAGAGCATCGCGGCACTCATGTGCGCTTTTCCGACAAAGCCGCCGTGTTGCTGATCGAAGTCGACGGCAATCAGGAGGCCGCGCTGGATGCCGATATGGAAATTATCGCCGAAGTGCTCGATGAGCAGGGTGCGGTGGATGTGTTCCTCGCCGAGACCGCCGCGCAGCAGACCGAAATCTGGGATCTTCGCCGCAGCGCCGGAGAATCGGTCAAGTCCATCTGTGCCTACAAAGAGGAGGACACGGTCGTTCCGCGCTCCAATCTGCCCGCGCTGGTCAAAGGCGTCCATGAGATCTGCAATCGCTGGGGCTTAAGGATGATCTGCTACGGCCATGCCGGAGACGGCAACCTGCACTGCAACATCCTCAAGGCCGATCTTTCCGATGACAAGTGGGAGAATGAACTCCCCGCCGCCATCGAGCAGGTCTTCCGCCTCACCGTGAGCCTCGGAGGCACCATTTCCGGCGAGCATGGTATCGGTCATGTTCAGCGGCGCTACGTCGCTCTGGCCCAGAGCCCCGCCGAATTGGAGGCTCAGAGACGGTTGAAGCAGGCCCTCGACCCTGTCGGCATCTTCAACCCCGGAAAAGCCCTTCCGGATTGACGTTGTGATGTGGGGCTTGATTTTAAGCTGGGAATGTTGTAATTTCAAAGCTTGCAACCTACGCCCCCGTAGCTCAGATGGATAGAGCGAGAGTTTCCTAAACTCTGCGTCGGAGGTTCGAGTCCTCTCGGGGGTACAGCCCGACGGAATAAGAACACCTGACCCGTCGGCGGAAGTAATGACAGCGCGGCCATTGGCCCCGATTGACCAAACGAGATAGCCTTGAGGAATGGAATGAGCAAAGTAACTTCTGCGAAAACAAAAGGTCGCCTGACCAAGAAGGAACTGAAGCAGGACAAGTTAGTCGAGTTTACGTACAAGGCAGAGGCGTTCTACGCCACCCACCAAAGGCTCGTCCTCGGTGTCGTCGGCGGAGTCGTCGTCGTCATTCTCGGCGTCATCCTGCTGCGCCATACCATCCAAAATGCTCGCCTCGAAGAGAGCTACGATCTGACCATCGCCAAGATGCAGTTCGGCTCGGGCAAGTACGAGGACGCCCGCACGGCCTTCCAGAAGGTCATCGGCGAAGGCGGTTCGGCTGCCGGCGAAGCCAAGTACTTCCTTGCCCGCATTGCCTTTGAAAAAGGTAACTTTACTCAGGCTGCTGATGAATTCAAAGGTTATTTGAAGGACTTCTCGGTAGATGACCAGATGGACTGCGCCGCCATGGCCGGTCTGGCGGCCACCTACGAAGCCCAGGGCAATGACTCCGAAGCTGCCAAAGTGTATGAAGAAACGGCAGAAAAATACTCCAAGAACGTTTACGCTTCTCAGGCACTCTATCAGGCTTCCCGCATTTATCTGAAATTGGGACAGAAAGATAAAGCAGTTCACGATCTTCAGCAGATCCGCGACAAATATGCTGAAGCATCGATCACTCCGCAGGCCAAACGCGACCTCGACAACCTCGAGTAACTGCTGCTTGTTTGCTTTTCGTCCATTTTTTCCGTATATTTAGGTGTTTTCAAAGAGTGGGCCACGCCCACTTTTTATTTACCCTATGTCGAAACTTTAGTTTACCCTTGCCGCATTCCTCTAACCGGCTCGAGTCCGAAATCCGTCAATTGTTCGAAGATGAGGGCATCATTCTCCTCGAGTTCAACACTTCAGGACATGCTGGCCGCCTCATGCTGCGTGCCGTCGCCGACCGCCGCAGCGGTGCCGTTTCCATTGACGATTGTGTCCGTCTCACCCGGGAAATTCAACATCTGATCACCGAAAAGCGTCTGCTGGCCGAAGAATACCGGCTGGAAGTCAGCTCGCCGGGCCTCGACTATCCCCTTCGTGAAGAATGGCAGTTTGTCAAGAACGTGGGACGATTGCTCAAAGTGCAGGTCCCGGGGGAGAAGGGACCCAAGGAAATTAGCGGCCGACTGATGTCCGCCAACCTCGACGGCATTGCCCTGACGGCTGAGAAGACGGAATGGAAGTTGAGTTATAGCGATGTGCTGTCGGCACATGTTCTCCCAGAGTTCAAACCACCACGTATGGAGTCGAAGTGATGAACGCTCCCATCGTTGAAGCGGTCAGCCAGATCCTCCGCGAAAAAAACATTGATAAAGACGTGTTTCAGGAGATCATCGAAGGCGTATTCCTTTCCATGATCAAGAAGAAATACGGCAGCGCCGATAATTTCAATGTGATTTTCAACCTGGAAAAGGGCGACATCGAAATCTTCTGCGAGAAGACCATCGTGGATGATGACGATCTCACCGATCCGGTCACGCAGATTCCCCTCTCCCGTGCCCTGACTCTGGATCCGGATCTGGATATTGACGATCAATACGCCGAACTGGTCCCGCTGAACGATTTTGGCCGCCGCCTTGTGACGTCCGCACGGCAGAATCTGACGCAGAAGATCAAAGAGATCGAGAAAGAGAATATCTATTCCGAATTCTCTGCCCGCGTCGGTGAAGTCGTCTCCGGTGAAATCCACCAGATCAACCGCCGCGAAATCCGTGTCAATCTCGACCGCCACGATGCTCTGCTGCCCAAAAATGAGCAGATCTACAACGAAAAATACGTACGCGGCAAAGGCATTCGCGCTATCATCAAGGAAGTCCGCCGCACCACCAAGGAGCCGGAGATTATTCTCTCCCGCGCCGATGGCATGTTCGTGCGCCGCCTGTTTGAACTTGAAGTGCCTGAAATCTTCGACAACATCATCGAAATCAAAGGCATCGTCCGCGAAGCCGGCGACCGCACCAAGATCGCCGTCATGAGCCACGATAAGCGCATTGACCCCGTCGGCGCCTGCGTGGGCATGAAGGGTGTGCGTATTCAGGCTGTGGTCCGGGAACTGAACAACGAGAAAATCGATATAGTACATTGGAGCCCCGATGCGGAGATCTTCATCAAGCGCGCAATGGCGCCGGTGACTCCGCTGCTGGTAATGGTCGATGAAGAGGCCCGCTCGGCCTCGGTGGTAGTGCCGGACGACCAGATTCAGTTCGCCATTGGCCGCCGCGGGCAGAATATCCGCCTCGCATCCCAGCTCACAGGCTACCAGATTGAGCCCATCAAGGAATCGGAATATCTTGCCCCCGAAGAACTCTCCGTCGCGGAAGTGGTTGAACTGTCCGATGACGTCAAAGAGAAGCTCAAGGGCGCAGGGTACGAGTCCGCCGAATCCGTCCTCGATGCCGGAGCCGAGAAGCTCCGCGAAATCGAAGGCATGGATGAGGAGATGGTGCGCCACACTCTGGAAGTATTGAGCACCTATTTTGAAGAAGCGAATGACAAGGATTCCGACCGCAGCGAGCACTCCGAGGCGGAGAACTTGCAGGAAGTTCATGCCGGTTCCGAGCACGAGCACGAACATGAGTCGGATGGCCGCCCGAATGCGGCGGAATCGGAAGGATAACGAGGCAATACTGCGTGACCGCTGAAAAGCAGAAGAAGGTTTATCAGGTCGCAAAAGAATTGAATGTTGCGACACCGGCCATCGTCGAGTTTCTCGAGGACCGGGGTTTTGACGTGCCCAAAAAGCACATGTCGGCCCTCACCGAAGAAATGTACGTGGAGGTGATCAAGAAGTTTGATCCCGCCCGGTGGCAGCGTCAACTCGAAGATGAAACCCGCGTCATAGACGATAACCGTCGTGCCGAGGCGGAACGCGCGCGGACCGAGCAATCACTCAAAATTCTCGATGATCTGGCGACACAGGCGACGGAAGCCGCCGAAACGCTCATCCGCCAGGTTCAGGAACAGAAGCAGGAGCGGGCGCGCAAGGCTCAGCAGCAGACCGAACAGCAGGATTCCGAGAAGATCGCCGAGGAGCGCCGAATCGCCGAAGACGCGGAACGCGCCCGTCAGGTCGCCGAGGAAAACGAGCGCCGTGAAGCCGAACGCCGCGAAGCGGAACGCATCGAAGCCGAGCGCCGGGAATCCGAACGCGCCGAAGCCGAACGTCTCGCTGCTCAAAAGCCCACCGAGGCTCAGGGTCGCCAGCCTGCCGCTCCCGCAGCAGAACAGCCGCCGCGCGCGCCCTATCAACCTTCCTCCCGTGATCAGGAGCCCAGAAGGCCCCGCACGCCGCAGGATGGGCGCGACAGCCGCCCGCAGGGACCGGGTGGAGATCGCCCGCGTTATCAGGGACCGCAAGGTCAGGGACAAGGCCGCCCCGGTGACGGTCGTCCGCAAGGACCGGGGGGAGATCGTCCACGTTATCAGGGACAAGGTCAGGGGCAAGGTCGCCCCGGTGAAGGCCGTCCGCAGGGTCCGGGTGGAGATCGCCCGCGTTATCAGGGGCCGCAAGGACAGGGACAAGGCCGTCCGGGTGAAGGCCGTCCGCAGGGTCAGGGCCGTCCCGGTGACGGTGGCAGACCGCAGGGTCCGCCGCGCACCGGTGAAGCCGGCAGACCGCAAGGTGGTCCGCCGCGTCCGGGTGCCCCCGAACGTCCGGGTGCTCCAAGGCCGCCGCTGAACAAGCCCAAGGAAGGACCGCCGCGCCGCCGTCCTACCAAAGAAGATATTGAGGCTCTGGAAAAGCAGAAGAAACTGCTGGCCGCCCAGAAGTCCGAAAAATACCGTAAAGTTACGGTTGAGGAACTCGACAGCCCGGCCCGCCGCAAGCAGCGTCGCAAGCGCGTGGACCAGAAGGAAGTGGCCGCTACAATTAAGCAGACTCTGGCTTCGATGGATGCGTCCAAGAAGCAGCGCCATCGCCGCCGCGAACGCGGTACGGAGGTCCTCGCGGAAGACGATAACAAGTTGCGCTTGACCGAATTCGTCACCACGTCGGAACTGGCCAATCTCATGGGGGTGGAATTCAGCGACGTCATCGCCAAGTTCCTCAGCATGGGCAAGCTCGTGTCCATCAATCAGCGTCTCGATAAGGACCTGATCGAGTTGATCGCCGACGAGTTCGGATTCGAAGTCGAATTCACCACGGGTAAGGAAGAAGAGGAGATTGAGGAAGAAGAAGCCGAAGCTCCGGAAGACCTCATCCCGCGTCCGCCCGTTGTGACCGTCATGGGCCACGTCGATCACGGCAAGACCACGCTCCTCGATTACCTGCGCAAGACGTCCGTCACCGCCGGCGAAAGCGGCGGCATTACGCAGCACATGGGCGCGTACGAACTCGTCTACCACGACCGCTCCATCACCTTCCTCGACACCCCCGGCCACGAAGCCTTTACCGCCATGCGTGCCCGCGGCGCGCAGATTACAGACATCGTGATTCTCGTGGTCGCCGCCGACGATCAGGTGCGTCCGCAGACGCTCGAAGCCATCAGCCACGCGCAGTCCGCCGGTGTGCCGATTGTCGTCGCCATTAACAAGGTCGACAAACCCAGCGCCGATCCAGAACGCGTCCGCCAGCAGCTCGCGGAGCACAATGTGCTCGTCGAGCAGTGGGGCGGCAAGGTGCAGAGTGCCGAGATCTCCGCCAAGTTCGGCCAGGGTCTCGACAACCTGCTCGATGAAGTGCTGCTCTGCGCCGATTTGCTCGAACTGAAATCCAATCCCAACCGCCATGCCCGCGCCACGGTGCTCGAGAATCGTCTCGACAAGGGCCGCGGTATTGTGGCTACCGTCATCGTTACGGCGGGAACGCTGCGTGTCGGTGACAACTTCGTCGCCGGACAGCAATACGGCAAGGTGCGTCTGCTGCTGAATGAGTGGGGCGAGAGCAGGGATAAGGCTTTCCCCGGTCATCCCATTCAGGTCATCGGTTTCTCCGGTGCGCCGCAGCCCGGTGATACCTTCGTCGTCTTCGAGAGTGAACGTGAAGTCAAGGAGATCGCCATGCGCCGGCAGATCCTGCAGCGCGAGCAGACCTTCCGCCAGATCCACATGCTCAGTCTCGATCAGATATCCCAGCGCATCAAGGAAGGCGGCGTCCGTGAGTTGTCCCTGATCATCAAGGGCGACGCCGACGGTTCCGTCGAAGCCATTTCCGATACTCTTCAGCGTTTGGGCACCAGTGAAGTCGCCGTGCGCATCGTGCACCGCGGCGTCGGCGCCATTTCCGAGAGTGACGTGCTGTTGGCCTCCGCCACCGGCTCGATCATCCTCGGTTTCCACGTGCATCCCAATATCAAGGCGCGTGAACTGGCGGGCCGCGAGCAGGTCGACATCCGCGTTTACCGCGTGATTTACGAAATGGAAGATGACATCCGCGCCGCGCTCGAGGGCATGTTGGCTCCCGATACGCGTGAGGACGTCGTCGGCCTCGTCGAGATCCGCGAGCTGTTCGTCATTCCCAAAATCGGCACCATCGCCGGCAGTTTCGTGGTCTCCGGAAAAATCCTTCGCAGCAGTCAGGTTCGCCTGCTGCGCGATGGACGCGAAATCTGGCGCGGCAAGCTCTCCTCGCTGCGCCGCTTCAAGGATGACGTGCGCGAAGTCAAGCAAGGTTTCGATTGCGGTATCGGCCTCGACGGCAATCCCGAAATCAAGCCCAACGATACGCTCGAAGTCTTTGAGGTCGTCGAAGTCAAGCGGAAGCTCGAACAGACGTCGGCATGAAGCACTGCCTCGGCCTGCTGACGGCCGAACTGCACTTTGAAACCAGCCACTCGTTGAAGGACCGCCGCAGCCTGATGACGTCCATTAAGGAACGCCTGCGCCACCGGTTCAATGTCTCCGTCGCCGAAGCGGACTTTGGCGACAAGTGGCAGCGCGGCGGACTGATCGTGTCCTGTGCCGGCTCCGCCGCGGCGCAAGTGGAAGAGTCGTTGCGCGCGGTTCTGTCCTTTGTCGAAAATGATCCGCGCCTGCTGGTCATTGATTCTCAAATCCGTTTCTACGAGTAAGCAAGCCGATGCGCAGACCCGATGCCCCCAATGGCAAAAAACGCCCGCTCCGGATCGCCGCCGAAATTCTGCGCGACTTGCCGGAGATTCTGCGCGCCCAAGTGGATCTGCCCGACGGCGTGATGGTCAGCATCACCGATGTCGAAGTGAACGACGACCTCACCACGGCGAAGATCTTCTTCAGCGTCTTCGGGGGCGACGAAACCCGCACCGGACCCTACGTCCAGAAGCTGCTCAACGCGCGCAAGGGTGCCGTGCGCCACGAAATCGCCCAGCGCCTCGTCATGCGCCAGCACCCCGAAGTGCGGTTCATCTATGATGAAACGCCCGCCCGCGCCGCGCACATCGAGGAACTGCTTAAGAAGGCTCGCGAAATCCAAAGTCCTGAAGACGGCGGAGAGAACGCGTGATCTTTGCTCCGGCGGACCTCGACGCGTTTAAGCAGGCGGTGCGCGGAGCCCGTGTGCTGATCTCCACGCATATTCATCCCGATCCCGATGCCATCGGTTCCGCCCTTGCCGTGCGTGAAATGCTGCTGCAACTCGGCGCGGACCCGCAGGTGCTCCTTGGCGATGACGTACCCGCGCGGCTCACGTTGCTCCCCGGCGCGGAGCACATCATTTCCTTTCCCAAAACAGCGGTCAGCGAGAGCTTTCACGTGGCCGTTGTGGTGGATGCCGGCGGTCTGTCCCGTATCGGAGATGTGCAGCATCTGATCGCCTCCGGCGCGCTGATCGTGAATATCGACCATCACTTTTCCAACGATGACTTCGGCGCCGTCAATTTCGTCAGTCAGCACTGCGCGGCTACAGCCGAGATGCTGTATGACCTGCTTCGCGCGCTGGACCTGGATCTGACGCAGAGCATCGCCAATAATCTGTTTGCCGGTCTGCTCACCGACACGGGCCGCTTCCGCTATTCCAACACCACGGCAAGCGTGTACCGTATGGCGGCGGACCTGACCGATGCCGGCGCGGAAATCTTCCGCATCACCGATGCCATGTATTACGACATCGCTCCTGCGGACGTGCGCTCCATGGGCGCGATCTACTCTACCCTCGAACTGTTCGCCGACGGCGCCATCAGCACGCTGTTTACGCGCCTCGAACATCTCGTGGAAGACCCCGATACGGTGGTGGACACCGCTCTTTCCATTCGCGGCGTAAAGGTTGCCGTCCTGATGAGTGAAACGTGGGAAGGCAAGATCCGCGTCTCGCTGCGCTCCAAAAGCCACGTCAATGTTGCCGTCATTGCCGAGAGTCTCGGCGGCGGCGGGCATGAAAAGGCGGCGGGCTTCCGGATGCGCGGCACCCTCGAATCGGTGCGCGAGCGCCTGATTCCCATTTTGCTGTCTGCGCTGGAAATGACTCCGGACACCGTGTCCATCGAACAGGTGTGAAAGCACCCGGCCTCATCCTGTCGGTGAACAAGCCGCTGGGATGGACGTCTTTCGACGTCGTCAACAAACTGCGCGGCGCGCTGCGCTACAAAAGTGTCGGACACGCGGGGACCCTCGATCCGGCTGCGGATGGTGTGCTGATTGTGCTCTGCGGCGAAGCCACGGCCCGCTCCGGCGAGTTTATGGATCTGCCCAAGCGGTACCGCGCTCGCATCCGTCTCGGCATCACGACTCCCAGCGACGATCTCGAAGGCGTGGATAGTCCCGCAGTGCCCCTTGATGACTGGAATGAAGCGCGCATTGCCGCCGCGCTCGCGGAGTTCGTCGGCAATATCGAGCAGGTTCCCCCCGCCGTTTCCGCGGTGAAAGTCGCCGGTCGCCGCAGTTATAAACTGGCGCGTGCCGGACAGGCGGTGGATCTGGCTCCCCGTCCGGTGCAGGTCTATGAAGCGCGCGTGCTCGGCGCCTGTAACCCCGACGTCGATGTGGTGATTTCCTGCTCTCGCGGGACATACATTCGTTCCATTGCGCGGGACCTTGGAGCCCGGCTTGAAGTGGGCGGCACGCTGGCAGGATTGACACGGTTGGCCATCGGTCCCTACCGGATCGAGCAGGCTCTCCCGCTGTCGGAGATTTTGAAACGTTCGTTTGAGTTCGCATCCGGATAAGAGATGGAAATATTTCGCGGTCCCTGGTCAAACTTTGTTGATGTTCGCGATTCGGCGGTGACGGTAGGCTTTTTCGACGGCGTGCATGTCGGGCACAGGGCGATTCTCGATGCGCTGATCACGGACGCCAAGGCCCAGAGTCTGCGGAGTGTCGTGCTCACGTTCGACACCCATCCTCGCCATGTGCTGCGCGAAACCAATGCGCCCATTGGCCTGCTGACGACTCCCGAAGAGAAGATCGCCCTGCTTTCCCGGACCGGCGTGGATCAGGCGTTGGTTGTCCATTTCGATCCCACCCTTGCGCAGATGAGCGCGGCGGATTTCGTGCAGATCGTCCTCAAGGGACGCATCGGCATGAAGAAAATCGTCATCGGCTACAATCACGGCTTCGGCAAGGGCCGCATGGGCGACCGCGAAACGCTCATCGCCATGTCCCGCCAGCTCGGGTTCTCGGTGGACGTTGTCAACCCCACTCGCGTCAATGACACCATCGTCTCGTCCACCTACCTTCGGGAATTGATCGCCGACGGCCAGGTGGCTGTGGCGGCGGAGGGGCTTGGCCGCTACTATTCCATCCGCGGCATGGTGATTCACGGCTACGGACGCGGCAAGCGACTCAACTGGCCCACCGCCAATCTCGGCCTCGTGTCTCCCGGAAAACTGAGCCCCCGCGACGGCATTTATGCCGGGCTGGCCCGCTTGCGCGACGAGACCTTCCCCGCCGCGATTTCCATCGGCTACAATCCGACCTTCACCGAAGGCAAGCATTCCCTCGAAGCTCACCTCATCGACTTCGACCGGAATATTTACGACGAAGAATTGGAACTGGAATTCGTGGAGCGCATCCGCAGCGAGAAAAAATTCTCCTCGGAGACGGAACTCTCGAAGCAGATCGCCGCGGACGTTCAAGCCTGCGCCGATCTCCTGACGTCGCGCGGACTCGTCCGCCGCGTCTCCTGAGATTTCCGCCGGTCAATTCGACAGAACAAATCACAACTACAAGCATACAACGTACAAGAGGAAACAATGTCCGTCACGGCCACCGAGCGCACGTCGGTTATCGAGAAGTTTGCGCAGCAGAAAGGTGACACGGGAAGCCCCGAGGTTCAGGTTGCCTTACTGACGCAGAGAATCAACGATCTGACTGAGCATCTCAAAGTCCACAAGAAGGACAAGCACTCCCGCCGAGGCTTGATGCTGATGGTGGGGCAGCGCAGACGCCTGCTCACTTACCTCACAAGAAAAGACATTACACGTTACAGAAAGCTCGTCGAGGCCCTCGAACTGCGCCGCTGACGAAAAAGAAGCAGAAGAAGAAGTGGAGAAGAAGAGAATGGTATTCAGAAAAAGCATGGAGCTGGGCGGCCTGACCCTGACACTGGAAACCGGTCGTGTGGCCAAACAGGCGGACGGCTCATGCTGGCTGACCTACGGCGACACAGTGGTGATGGCGACGGTGGTCGCGAACCTCGATGCGGAGACCGATGCGGATTTCTTGCCCTTAAGTGTGGACTATCGTGAGAAACTTTACGCTGTGGGCCGCATCCCGGGCGGGTTTTTCAAGCGCGAAGGACGGCCTTCCGAAAAGGAAATTCTCAGCGCCCGTTTGACGGATCGCCCTATCCGCCCCCTCTTTCCCGATGGCTTCCATCAGGAAATGCAGGTGATGATCAACGTGCTCTCCTCCGACGGCGAGCATGATCCCGATGTCCTCGGCACCCTTGCCACCTCCGCCGCCCTGAGCCTGTCCGAAGTGCCCTTCCTGGGCCCGGTCGGTTCCGTGCGCATGGGTCTCATCGGCGGCGAGTATGTCGTCAATCCCACGTACAAGCAGCTCGAAGAATCCGTGCTCGACCTCGTGGTGTCCGGCACCGAAGATTCGATTATCATGATCGAAGGCGAAGCCAAGGAAGTCTCCGAGGACGTGTTCCTCGAAGGCATCGCCCGCGCCCACGCTGAGATCAAGCGCCTTGTCGCCCTTCAAAAGGAACTCATGGCCGAAGCCGGCCAGCCGAAGCGCGAGTTTTCCGGCCCGGAACGCAATACGGATCTGGATGCCATCCTCGAACGCACGTTCGGCAAGCGCGTGACCGAGTCCTGCACGATCCTCGAGAAGAAGGAACGCCGCGACGCGTGGAAGGAAATCGAAATGGACGCCATTGAGGCGACCATCGAGAAGTTTCCCGACACCGAAAAATACGTCAAGCAGTGGGTGCATGACGCCACGCAGAAAGTCGTTCGCAAGAACACTGTGAAGGGCCGCCGCCTCGATGGCCGCAAGACCACCGAAATCCGTCCCATCACCGTGGAAGTCGACCTGCTTCCCCGCACGCACGGCAGCGCGCTCTTTACGCGCGGCCAGACCCAGGCTCTCGCCACCGTGACCCTCGGCGTCAAGTTCGACGAGCAGCGCGTGGACGGCCTCGACGGCGTCTACACCAAGCCGTATCTGCTGCACTATAATTTCCCGCCGTTTTCCGTCGGTGAAATTCGCAAGTTCCTCGGCCAGTCCCGCCGCGAAGTCGGCCACGGCAACCTTGCCTGGCGCGCGCTGCATTCGGTGCTGCCCTCCTGGGAAGATTTCCCTTATACGATCCGCGTGGTCTCCGAAGTTCTCGAGTCCAACGGGTCCTCGTCGATGGCCACGGTCTGCGGCGGCTGCGTCGCGCTCGAAGCCGCCGGCGTTCCCATCAAGAAGCCGGTCGCCGGTATCGCCATGGGCCTCATCAAGGAAGGATCTGATATCGCGATTCTCTCCGACATCCTCGGCGATGAAGATCACCTCGGCGACATGGACTTCAAAGTCACCGGTACGGCGGACGGAATTTCCGCCTGCCAGATGGATATCAAGATCAAGGGGATTTCTCTGGAACTGATGAAGACCGCCATTCAGCAGGCCCGCAACGGCATCCAGTTCATCCTCGGCAAGATGGCCGAAGCCATGCCCGAGCCGCGCAAAGAGATCTCCGAATACGCTCCGCGTATCGAGTTCATCAAGGTCGACCCGGACAAGATCGGTCTCATCATCGGCCCCGGCGGCAAGACGATTCGCGACATCATCGCCCGCTCGGAAGCGTCCATCGACATCGAAGACGACGGCACCATCTGTATTTCCTCTTCCAATTCCGCCAAGGTGCAGGCGGCCGTGGATATTATCCGCGGGATGGTCGAGATGCCCGAAGTGGGCAAGGTTTATCACGGCAAGGTCAAAAAGATTACCGACTTTGGCGCCTTTGTTGAGATTCTTCCCGGACGGGAAGGTCTGCTCCACATTAGCGAAATCGAACACCATCGCATTCGGAAGGTCAGCGACCACCTGAATGTCGGCGATGAAGTCGATGTGAAACTGGTGAATGTGGATCCTATGGGCAAGTTGGATCTTTCTCGCCGCGCCTTGCTGCCTGTTCCCGAAGGTATGGAGGAACAGCCGCCGCGAGGTCCGCGTCCGGAGCGTTCGTCGTCTTCCCATCACGGCAAGCGTGAAGAGGGCGGGGAGCACGGCGGCAGACGCCCGCATAAACCATCTAAGGTGGACGACTAAGGAATTGTGACGACCTCTCCATTCTATCAAAAAACGGTGTTGCCCAACGGGCTGCGCGTCGTGACGGAAAAGATCCCCGGCGTGCGGTCCGCCTCCCTGGGCATATGGGTCTCGGTTGGTTCTCGACATGAGACCCCGGCTGAGAACGGCATTTCTCACTTTATCGAACACATGGCGTTCAAAGGCACGGAAACCCGCAGTGCCCTGGACATTGCCCGCACGGTGGAGCAGGGGGGGGGCTATATCAATGCCTTCACCAGCAAGGAGCTGACCTGCTTCCATGTGCATGTGCTCGATGAGCGACTCCCGAGCGCGCTCGACATCCTGGCCGATATTCTGCGGGATTCCGTTTGTGATCCCGCCGAAATGGAAAAGGAAAAACAGGTGATCCTCGACGAAATCCGCGATCACGAGGATATGCCTGACGACGTGGCTCATGAGCGTTTCGTAAAGGCCCTTTTCAACCCGCACCCGCTTGCCCAGCCGATTCTCGGCCCGCCGGAGAACATTCGCGGTTTCTCCCGGGACGATGTGCTGAAATTTGTCAGTCAGCACTATCTGCCGGATAGAATGGTGGTCGCCGCCGCGGGGCACGTCAACCACGCGGCCATCGTGAAACGTGTGGCGCAGGCGCTCGATCTCAGCGGCAAGAGCAAAATCCGCCGCGATCCTGCCAGCACGAATCATCACAATCACATCGAGCGCATCAGCCGTCCGATTCAGCAGGCGCACATGGTCATCGGTACGTCCGGACTTCCGTACAACCATCCGGACCGCCTGACGCTCTCCATCATGAATACGATCCTCGGCGGCGGCATGTCCTCGCGTCTGTTTCAGAACATCCGCGAGAAGCATGGCATCGCCTACTCGATCTATTGTTTCACCGAAATGTTCGCCGACTCCGGTCTGTGGGGAGTTTATCTCGCCACAGATCCGGAGCGGGTGGAACGCGCGCGGGAAATGGTCATTGCCGAACTCAAGGATCTCGCCTCCAAGCCTCTCCCCAAAGAGGAAATCGACGGCGTGAAGACCGGACTTAAGGGCAACATCATGCTCGGGCTGGAAAGTGTGTCCAGTCGCATGATGCGTCTCGGGCGGATGGAAGTTTACCTCGGCCGCTATCAGACTCTGCAGGATGTGAGTCAGCAGATTGATGCCGTCACTCCCAAGCGCGTCTATGATCTGGTCAACCGTCTGATCGACGAGGACAATCTGATTACCACGATTGTCCAGCCCGAGCAGACGAAGAAGACGAAGAGCAAGGCCAAGGCAAAGCCAAAGGCGGCCGTTCTGCCGAA from bacterium encodes the following:
- the nusA gene encoding transcription termination factor NusA translates to MNAPIVEAVSQILREKNIDKDVFQEIIEGVFLSMIKKKYGSADNFNVIFNLEKGDIEIFCEKTIVDDDDLTDPVTQIPLSRALTLDPDLDIDDQYAELVPLNDFGRRLVTSARQNLTQKIKEIEKENIYSEFSARVGEVVSGEIHQINRREIRVNLDRHDALLPKNEQIYNEKYVRGKGIRAIIKEVRRTTKEPEIILSRADGMFVRRLFELEVPEIFDNIIEIKGIVREAGDRTKIAVMSHDKRIDPVGACVGMKGVRIQAVVRELNNEKIDIVHWSPDAEIFIKRAMAPVTPLLVMVDEEARSASVVVPDDQIQFAIGRRGQNIRLASQLTGYQIEPIKESEYLAPEELSVAEVVELSDDVKEKLKGAGYESAESVLDAGAEKLREIEGMDEEMVRHTLEVLSTYFEEANDKDSDRSEHSEAENLQEVHAGSEHEHEHESDGRPNAAESEG
- a CDS encoding tetratricopeptide repeat protein is translated as MSKVTSAKTKGRLTKKELKQDKLVEFTYKAEAFYATHQRLVLGVVGGVVVVILGVILLRHTIQNARLEESYDLTIAKMQFGSGKYEDARTAFQKVIGEGGSAAGEAKYFLARIAFEKGNFTQAADEFKGYLKDFSVDDQMDCAAMAGLAATYEAQGNDSEAAKVYEETAEKYSKNVYASQALYQASRIYLKLGQKDKAVHDLQQIRDKYAEASITPQAKRDLDNLE
- a CDS encoding FAD-linked oxidase C-terminal domain-containing protein; the encoded protein is MSQDLWIQRLADIVGESHLLLPSSDDFSKYEQDETEDLRFAPQVVVKPSDAREIQEIVRLAEVERIPIVPRGGGTGLSGGALATRGGIVLSLERINRILEIDERNFFVVVQPGVITQHLQEAVEARGLFYPPDPASRGSCTIGGNIAENAGGPRALKYGVTKDYVYGLQAVLSGGALATFGGKRLKDVTGYNMVQLLVGSEGTLGIVTEITLKLLALPKFRRTLLAPFDTVDAAAAAVPAIMARGVVPCALEFMEQDCLKAIEEHRGTHVRFSDKAAVLLIEVDGNQEAALDADMEIIAEVLDEQGAVDVFLAETAAQQTEIWDLRRSAGESVKSICAYKEEDTVVPRSNLPALVKGVHEICNRWGLRMICYGHAGDGNLHCNILKADLSDDKWENELPAAIEQVFRLTVSLGGTISGEHGIGHVQRRYVALAQSPAELEAQRRLKQALDPVGIFNPGKALPD